A stretch of the Vitis riparia cultivar Riparia Gloire de Montpellier isolate 1030 chromosome 13, EGFV_Vit.rip_1.0, whole genome shotgun sequence genome encodes the following:
- the LOC117929214 gene encoding transcription factor DIVARICATA-like, with product METLYPASHISTSNWWLQDSNSTQWTKEENKRFERALAIYDENSPDRWLKVAEMIPGKTVWDVIQQYKILEEDVNDIEAGMLPIRGYLAPSFTLELVENRGLDALRKRTATMVRASDQERKKGVPWTEDEHRRFLMGLIKHGKGDWRNISRNFVVSKTPTQVASHAQKYFARQLSGGKDKRRPSIHDITTVNLTDTTPPENNKSPSLHHSTALQSQQKSTGAPKVILDWDHSNDGALMVFNSTHGNLFMPSPYEVASFGAHHGAHIVPRNPVFQIQSARHQVRG from the exons ATGGAAACTCTCTATCCAGCTTCGCATATATCGACTTCGAATTGGTGGTTGCAGGACAGCAACAGCACCCAATGGACTAAAGAAGAGAATAAGAGGTTTGAGAGAGCTCTTGCTATTTATGATGAGAACTCTCCGGATCGGTGGTTGAAGGTGGCGGAAATGATCCCGGGGAAGACTGTGTGGGATGTGATACAGCAGTACAAGATACTGGAAGAAGATGTCAACGATATAGAAGCAGGGATGCTTCCAATTCGTGGCTACCTTGCCCCTTCTTTTACACTGGAGTTGGTTGAGAATCGTGGCTTGGATGCGTTAAGAAAGAGGACCGCCACTATGGTTCGAGCTTCTGATCAGGAGAGGAAGAAAGGGGTTCCATGGACAGAAGATGAGCACAG GCGATTTCTGATGGGTCTTATAAAGCATGGTAAGGGAGACTGGAGAAACATATCCCGGAATTTTGTAGTATCTAAGACGCCTACTCAAGTAGCCAGCCATGCCCAGAAATACTTCGCTAGGCAGCTTTCAGGAGGGAAAGATAAGAGGAGGCCGAGCATCCACGACATCACAACGGTCAATCTGACCGACACTACTCCCCCAGAGAACAATAAATCTCCTTCATTGCATCACTCAACTGCACTTCAGTCGCAGCAGAAGTCCACTGGTGCTCCAAAAGTAATACTGGACTGGGATCATTCCAATGATGGAGCCCTCATGGTATTCAATTCGACTCATGGCAATTTGTTCATGCCATCGCCATATGAAGTTGCTTCCTTCGGTGCCCATCATGGAGCTCATATTGTGCCTCGCAATCCAGTCTTTCAAATCCAATCTGCAAGACATCAAGTTCGTGGATGA
- the LOC117928449 gene encoding uncharacterized protein LOC117928449 — MVVSLLSSSILCKLVLRVSKLSRGPPHSLGISLSNAFRILCFKLLPFLQAQALAVGNGKWRGTVGSIVDAPIDKVWVMVSQTKRLPEWMPMVERCTDLDGDEGVPGYIRLVSGFMFPQQDGERSWVKEKLVFMNPSSHSYAYKMEASNVGLDGSVNSLKLVDYGDDSTLVDWSFEINPLDGACEDSIIDYLGFLYKSCINRIKGAIEASDKKV; from the exons ATGGTGGTGTCCCTTCTGTCATCTTCCATCCTCTGTAAACTTGTTTTAAGAGTTAGCAAGTTGAGCCGTGGACCACCTCATTCGCTTGGGATCAGCTTG TCAAATGCTTTTAGGATTCTGTGTTTTAAACTTTTACCCTTTCTGCAGGCACAGGCATTAGCAGTGGGGAACGGGAAATGGCGTGGAACAGTTGGAAGCATTGTGGATGCACCCATAGACAAAGTTTGGGTGATGGTGTCACAGACTAAAAGACTACCAGAATGGATGCCAATGGTTGAAAGATGCACTGACTTGGATGGAGATGAAGGCGTTCCAGGCTATATCCGGCTGGTCTCCGGCTTCATGTTCCCTCAACAAGATGGAGAAAGGTCATGGGTCAAGGAGAAGCTAGTTTTCATGAACCCATCATCACATAGTTATGCATACAAAATGGAAGCAAGCAATGTAGGTTTAGATGGGTCTGTAAATTCATTAAAGCTTGTGGATTATGGAGATGATTCGACACTAGTAGACTGGTCATTTGAGATAAACCCTTTAGACGGTGCTTGTGAGGACAGCATTATAGACTATCTAGGATTTCTCTATAAATCTTGTATTAATAGGATTAAGGGTGCCATTGAAGCTTCGGACAAAAAAGTTTGA
- the LOC117927457 gene encoding sedoheptulose-1,7-bisphosphatase, chloroplastic produces the protein METGVTCYARGAFLPTSVSSQHSTALVSPPSISPSFSSKSLRSSSLFGESLRVVPRSSLKVSRTKNSSLVTRCEVGDSLEEFLTKATPDKGLIRLMMCMGEALRTIAFKVRTASCGGTACVNSFGDEQLAVDMVANQLLFEALNYSHFCKYACSEEVPELQDMGGPVEGGFSVAFDPLDGSSIVDTNFTVGTIFGVWPGDKLTGVTGRDQVAAAMGIYGPRTTYVLALKDIPGTHEFLLLDEGKWQHVKDTTEIGEGKLFSPGNLRATFDNPDYDKLINYYVREKYTLRYTGGMVPDVNQIIVKEKGIFTNVISPSSKAKLRLLFEVAPLGFLIEKAGGFSSDGTQSVLDKVINNLDERTQVAYGSKNEIIRFEETLYGSSRLKAGVPVGAAV, from the exons ATGGAGACTGGTGTCACGTGCTACGCACGTGGGGCTTTCCTCCCCACCAGTGTCTCCTCTCAGCACTCCACTGCACTAGTTTCTCCACCTTCCATCTCTCCTTCCTTCAGCTCCAAG AGCCTGAGATCAAGCTCGCTGTTCGGGGAGTCGTTGCGGGTGGTGCCCAGATCTTCACTCAAGGTTTCAAGGACGAAGAACTCTTCCCTTGTAACCAGATGCGAGGTCGGTGATAGCCTG GAAGAGTTCCTTACAAAGGCAACGCCAGATAAGGGACTGATCAGGCTAATGATGTGCATGGGAGAAGCTTTGAGGACCATTGCCTTCAAAGTGAGAACAGCTTCTTGTGGAGGAACTGCTTGTGTTAACTCTTTTGGTGATGAGCAGCTCGCTGTGGACATGGTTGCCAACCAGCTCCTATTTGAG GCCTTGAATTACTCGCACTTCTGCAAATACGCTTGCTCTGAAGAAGTTCCTGAACTCCAAGACATGGGAGGCCCAGTTGAAG GAGGATTTAGTGTTGCTTTTGATCCACTTGATGGCTCCAGTATAGTGGACACAAATTTCACAGTGGGCACCATCTTTGGGGTGTGGCCAGGAGATAAGTTAACTGGGGTAACAGGAAGAGACCAAGTTGCAGCAGCAATGGGGATTTATGGTCCTCGAACTACATATGTTCTTGCCCTTAAAGACATCCCTGGAACCCATGAGTTCCTCCTCCTTGATGAAG gGAAATGGCAACATGTAAAAGATACAACAGAAATTGGTGAAGGAAAGCTCTTCTCCCCCGGAAATTTAAGGGCCACTTTTGACAACCCTGACTATGATAAG CTGATCAACTACTATGTAAGAGAAAAGTACACTTTGAGATACACTGGAGGAATGGTGCCAGATGTTAACCAG ATCATTGTAAAAGAGAAAGGTATCTTCACAAATGTGATATCCCCATCTTCCAAAGCCAAGCTGAGACTGTTGTTTGAGGTGGCTCCTTTGGGCTTCTTGATTGAGAAAGCTGGAGGCTTCAGTAGTGATGGCACTCAATCTGTGTTGGACAAGGTGATCAATAATCTTGATGAGAGAACTCAAGTTGCTTATGGGTCCAAGAATGAGATTATCAGGTTTGAAGAAACACTATATGGGTCATCCAGGCTCAAGGCAGGCGTGCCTGTTGGAGCTGCTGTCTAA
- the LOC117927974 gene encoding laccase-4-like, giving the protein MESRVGAMLLVVLIFPTLVGAMVRHYKFSVVMKNTTRLCATKPIVTVNGRFPGPKLYAREDDTVIVRVINHVTYNVTLHWHGVKQLRTGWSDGPAYITQCPIQPGQSYIYNFTLSGQRGTLLWHAHISWLRATMYGAIVILPKRGVPYPFPKPDREVVVILGEWWKADVEAVINQAIQSGLPPNISDAHTINGHPGPTSTCSSQGYTLNVESGKTYMLRIVNAAVNDELFFKISGHQLTVVEVDAIYAKPFKTDTLFIAPGQTTNALLTADQGAGKYLIVVSPFMDVPIPVDNITGTAILSYTGTLAASPTVLTTSPPQNATQLTSSFMDSLKSLNSKQYPANVPLAIDHSLLFTIGVGVNPCSTCVNGSRLVSYINNVTFVMPTTGLLEAHYYNIGGVFTVDFPGNPPIAFNYTGTQPSNMQTMNGTRLYRLAYNSTVQVVIQGTAMISPESHPTHLHGFDFYAVGRGLGNFDPVNDPKKFNLIDPIARNTIGVPSGGWTAIRFRADNPGVWLLHCHLEVHTTWGLKMAFLVENGKGPNESLVPPPSDLPKC; this is encoded by the exons atgGAGTCTCGGGTAGGCGCAATGCTACTTGTGGTACTGATATTTCCAACATTGGTTGGGGCCATGGTTCGCCACTACAAGTTCAGT GTGGTGATGAAGAACACGACAAGGCTTTGTGCAACTAAGCCTATAGTGACTGTGAATGGGCGGTTTCCAGGGCCTAAGCTCTACGCAAGGGAGGATGACACGGTGATTGTGAGGGTCATCAACCACGTTACCTACAATGTTACCCTCCACTG GCATGGGGTGAAGCAATTGCGGACAGGGTGGTCAGATGGGCCAGCATACATCACTCAGTGTCCGATTCAACCGGGGCAAAGCTATATCTATAATTTCACTCTGTCTGGCCAGAGAGGCACCCTTCTTTGGCATGCACACATTTCCTGGCTAAGGGCTACTATGTATGGTGCCATTGTCATCTTGCCTAAGCGGGGTGTTCCTTACCCTTTCCCCAAGCCCGATAGAGAAGTTGTTGTCATATTAG GGGAATGGTGGAAGGCGGACGTTGAAGCTGTGATCAACCAGGCTATACAATCCGGTTTGCCACCAAATATATCAGACGCGCACACCATTAATGGCCATCCAGGCCCCACATCAACTTGCTCTTCTCAGG GTTATACTTTGAATGTTGAAAGTGGAAAGACCTACATGCTGAGGATCGTCAATGCTGCTGTGAATGATGAGCTGTTTTTCAAGATTTCTGGCCATCAACTGACCGTTGTGGAGGTGGATGCCATCTATGCCAAGCCCTTCAAAACTGATACCTTATTCATAGCTCCAGGGCAAACCACAAATGCCCTTTTAACTGCAGATCAAGGCGCTGGCAAGTACTTGATTGTCGTGTCGCCTTTCATGGATGTTCCTATCCCAGTAGACAACATCACAGGAACTGCTATTTTAAGCTACACAGGCACCCTTGCTGCTTCCCCTACTGTCCTTACCACCAGCCCTCCTCAAAATGCAACCCAATTAACATCAAGCTTCATGGACTCTCTTAAGAGCCTCAATTCAAAGCAGTACCCTGCAAATGTGCCATTAGCTATAGACCATTCTCTTCTTTTCACCATTGGTGTTGGGGTCAATCCGTGTTCTACATGCGTAAATGGGAGCCGCCTTGTGTCCTATATCAACAATGTTACCTTTGTGATGCCAACTACTGGTCTCCTTGAAGCACATTACTATAACATAGGTGGGGTTTTCACTGTTGACTTTCCTGGAAACCCTCCCATTGCCTTTAACTATACTGGCACTCAGCCATCAAATATGCAAACCATGAATGGCACAAGGCTGTACAGATTGGCCTATAATTCAACAGTTCAAGTTGTGATTCAGGGGACTGCAATGATATCACCAGAGAGCCATCCAACCCATCTTCATGGCTTTGATTTCTATGCAGTTGGGAGGGGACTAGGGAATTTTGATCCAGTGAATGATCCCAAGAAGTTCAACCTCATTGACCCTATTGCAAGAAACACAATAGGAGTACCATCAGGGGGATGGACTGCAATCAGATTCAGGGCAGACAACCCAG GTGTGTGGCTGCTGCATTGTCATTTGGAAGTACACACAACTTGGGGGCTCAAGATGGCCTTTCTGGTGGAGAATGGGAAAGGTCCAAATGAGTCACTTGTACCACCTCCCTCTGACCTTCCAAAATGTTAG